One Arthrobacter sp. StoSoilB20 DNA segment encodes these proteins:
- a CDS encoding DEAD/DEAH box helicase, which produces MSSISGSPSPSESYQAAAQRAAESKTYLGAFSRSLDFELDDFQREACRSLQEGRGVLVAAPTGAGKTIVGEFAIYLALERGLKAFYTTPIKALSNQKFSELASKYGAANVGLLTGDTTINGDAPVVVMTTEVLRNMLYADSETLGDLGFVVMDEVHYLADRFRGAVWEEVIIHLPSEVQVASLSATVSNAEEFGAWLDTVRGDTDVIVSEHRPVPLWQHVMVGREIVDLFAGDTTFDEIAPQATGAPETEVPEISEAAEEASEPTSAERRKVHAKRSSAAKVRQAVTGPEFEVNPDLLAMARSESRMNMSGRYGHGGRSRRRQDRHRDERQQSEQRSPVRKASRPQVIESLRRQDLLPAITFIFSRAGCDAAVAQCAASGLWLTTEREQQVIAQRVDEASHEIPADDLDVLGFWGWRDGLMRGFAAHHAGMLPTFKEVVEKLFADGLVKAVFATETLALGVNMPARCVVLEKLEKFNGEAHVNITAGEYTQLTGRAGRRGIDVEGHAVVLWQPGTDPAAVAGLASRRTYPLNSSFRPTYNMSINLIAQFGRVRAREILESSFAQFQADRSVVGLARQVRGREESLAGYAKSMQCHLGDFTEYAKLRRELSDAENFAARDHQRARKSHVADSLARLIPGDVISIYSGRLAGHAVVLDVDPNAREPRPSVLTSDNQLRRIGVHDLEGPVSPVTRIRIPKSFNAKVPKSRRDLASSMRHAISEDAPHSRRNSRHEDFGLGARLPDQEKKIADLRRALRAHPCHGCSEREDHARWSERWWKLRRETDGLVRQIQGRTNTIAKTFDRVCDLLSAYGYLETNDAGNVTISADGQRLRRIYGEKDLLISQSVRRGALNDLDAAELASLASTLVYQAKREDRGLRPRMPSVSLESAVDIVVREWSQLEDTEEHHRLPLTGEPELGLMWPMYKWAKGRHLQDVLSGTDLAAGDFVRWAKQVVDLLDQLAKIPQLDPRVARICRESIDLVRRGVVAYSTVA; this is translated from the coding sequence ATGTCCTCTATTTCCGGGTCTCCTTCACCGTCAGAGAGCTACCAGGCTGCAGCGCAGCGGGCTGCTGAGTCCAAAACCTATCTGGGCGCTTTCAGCCGTTCCCTGGATTTTGAACTGGACGACTTCCAACGTGAGGCGTGCAGGTCGCTGCAGGAAGGCCGTGGCGTGCTGGTTGCAGCACCCACGGGAGCAGGCAAGACGATCGTTGGTGAATTCGCGATCTACCTGGCCCTGGAACGCGGCCTCAAGGCTTTCTACACCACCCCCATCAAAGCGCTCAGCAACCAGAAGTTCTCGGAGCTGGCATCAAAGTACGGCGCTGCCAATGTTGGGCTCCTGACAGGTGACACCACCATCAACGGGGACGCCCCTGTAGTGGTCATGACCACCGAGGTCCTGCGCAACATGTTGTATGCGGACTCGGAAACCCTTGGTGACCTGGGGTTCGTGGTGATGGACGAGGTCCATTACCTGGCCGACCGCTTCCGCGGTGCCGTCTGGGAAGAAGTCATAATCCACCTGCCCAGCGAGGTACAAGTGGCCTCCCTGAGCGCCACGGTGTCCAATGCTGAGGAGTTTGGCGCCTGGCTGGACACTGTCCGGGGCGATACCGATGTCATCGTGTCCGAGCACCGGCCGGTGCCATTGTGGCAGCACGTCATGGTGGGCCGCGAAATAGTCGACCTCTTCGCCGGCGACACCACCTTTGATGAAATTGCGCCACAAGCCACTGGCGCGCCGGAAACCGAGGTGCCCGAGATCTCCGAGGCCGCAGAGGAAGCCTCCGAACCCACCTCCGCGGAACGCCGGAAGGTCCACGCGAAGCGTTCGTCCGCAGCCAAAGTCCGTCAAGCGGTGACCGGGCCCGAGTTTGAGGTCAATCCGGACCTCCTGGCCATGGCCCGTTCCGAGAGCCGCATGAACATGAGTGGCCGCTACGGCCACGGCGGACGCAGCCGCCGTCGTCAGGACCGTCACCGCGACGAACGGCAGCAATCCGAGCAGCGCAGTCCTGTGCGCAAGGCCAGCCGGCCACAAGTCATTGAGAGCCTGAGGCGCCAGGATCTTCTGCCTGCCATTACTTTCATTTTCTCGAGGGCAGGCTGCGACGCTGCAGTCGCACAGTGTGCCGCCTCAGGGCTGTGGCTGACAACCGAGCGTGAACAGCAGGTCATCGCCCAGCGCGTGGACGAAGCCAGCCACGAGATTCCAGCCGATGACCTCGACGTCCTGGGCTTCTGGGGCTGGCGTGACGGACTCATGAGGGGCTTTGCCGCCCACCACGCAGGCATGCTGCCCACCTTCAAGGAGGTGGTGGAAAAGCTCTTTGCCGACGGCTTGGTCAAGGCTGTCTTCGCCACGGAAACACTGGCCTTGGGCGTCAACATGCCGGCCCGCTGCGTGGTCCTGGAAAAACTGGAAAAGTTCAACGGTGAAGCCCACGTCAACATCACTGCGGGGGAGTACACCCAGCTGACAGGCCGGGCAGGACGCCGGGGCATCGACGTCGAAGGGCATGCCGTGGTGCTGTGGCAGCCGGGGACGGACCCCGCTGCCGTGGCCGGCCTGGCCTCACGCCGCACGTATCCCTTGAACTCCAGCTTCCGGCCCACCTACAACATGAGCATTAACCTGATCGCCCAGTTTGGCCGCGTCCGGGCGCGCGAAATCCTGGAGTCCTCCTTCGCGCAGTTCCAAGCTGACCGTTCCGTGGTGGGCCTTGCCCGGCAGGTGCGGGGGCGGGAAGAGTCACTGGCCGGCTATGCCAAGTCCATGCAATGCCATCTGGGTGACTTCACCGAGTACGCAAAACTCCGGCGCGAACTCAGCGATGCCGAGAACTTCGCGGCCCGGGACCACCAGCGTGCCCGTAAGTCGCACGTTGCTGATTCCCTGGCCAGGTTGATCCCCGGCGATGTCATCAGCATTTACAGCGGCAGGCTTGCCGGACATGCGGTGGTTCTTGACGTGGATCCGAACGCCCGTGAGCCCCGGCCATCAGTGCTGACCTCCGATAACCAGCTTCGTCGGATTGGCGTGCACGATCTCGAAGGACCTGTTTCTCCGGTAACCAGGATCCGGATTCCCAAGTCCTTCAATGCAAAAGTACCCAAGTCACGCCGCGACCTCGCATCCTCCATGCGCCACGCCATCAGCGAAGACGCACCGCACAGCCGCCGTAACAGCCGGCACGAAGACTTCGGCCTGGGCGCGCGGCTGCCGGACCAGGAGAAGAAGATCGCGGATCTGAGGCGTGCCCTCAGGGCGCACCCCTGCCACGGATGCAGCGAGCGGGAAGACCACGCCCGGTGGTCGGAGCGCTGGTGGAAGTTGCGCAGGGAAACCGACGGCCTGGTCCGCCAGATCCAGGGCCGCACCAACACGATCGCAAAGACGTTCGACCGCGTGTGCGATCTTCTCTCCGCCTACGGCTACCTGGAGACGAACGACGCCGGCAACGTCACCATCAGCGCCGATGGGCAGCGGCTTCGCCGGATTTATGGCGAAAAGGATCTGCTCATCTCCCAGTCGGTGCGGCGCGGAGCCCTCAATGATCTCGATGCCGCCGAACTTGCCTCATTGGCCAGCACGCTGGTGTATCAAGCCAAACGCGAAGACCGTGGCTTGCGGCCAAGGATGCCGTCCGTTTCCCTGGAGTCAGCGGTGGATATCGTCGTCCGGGAATGGTCCCAGCTGGAGGACACCGAAGAACACCACCGACTTCCCTTGACCGGCGAGCCGGAGCTGGGTCTGATGTGGCCAATGTACAAGTGGGCCAAGGGGCGCCATCTCCAGGACGTTCTCAGCGGCACCGACCTCGCAGCAGGGGACTTCGTGCGCTGGGCCAAGCAAGTAGTGGATCTGCTGGACCAACTGGCAAAGATCCCGCAGCTGGACCCGAGGGTGGCGCGGATTTGCCGCGAGTCCATTGACCTGGTTCGCCGCGGTGTAGTGGCCTACTCCACCGTGGCTTAG
- the tatC gene encoding twin-arginine translocase subunit TatC, translating into MVETKGRKANPEARMALLDHLKELKNRLFKAAIGIILGTVVGFIVYQPLLEALIKPIKDLNEKEGRAATLNFDGVASSFDLMVQVSVFLGVLLASPVWIYQLWAFIVPGLHKKERRLALSFVAAAVPLFIGGVLLAWLVLPNAVRVLTDFTPQGGSNFISAEIYLAFVLRLLLAFGIAFLVPVVLVGLNLAGIVKGKQLIKSWRITIFLVCLFAAMAAPGADAMSMFYLAAPMLLLFFAAIGVCVLNDRRRERRAIKRAAETEATADIATPATDLENL; encoded by the coding sequence GTGGTAGAAACGAAGGGGCGCAAGGCCAACCCCGAAGCCCGGATGGCGCTCCTTGACCACCTCAAGGAGCTGAAGAACCGGCTCTTCAAGGCTGCAATCGGCATCATCCTGGGCACCGTGGTGGGCTTCATCGTCTACCAGCCGCTCCTGGAGGCCCTGATCAAACCGATCAAGGACCTCAACGAGAAGGAGGGGCGTGCCGCCACCCTGAACTTTGATGGAGTGGCCAGTTCTTTTGACCTCATGGTCCAGGTCTCGGTGTTCCTTGGCGTGCTCCTGGCAAGCCCGGTGTGGATCTACCAGCTCTGGGCGTTCATCGTGCCGGGCCTCCACAAGAAGGAGCGGCGGCTGGCGTTGTCCTTCGTGGCCGCGGCCGTGCCGCTCTTCATCGGCGGCGTACTGCTCGCCTGGCTGGTCCTGCCCAACGCCGTCCGCGTACTGACCGACTTCACGCCGCAGGGTGGGTCCAACTTCATCAGTGCCGAAATCTACCTGGCATTCGTGCTTAGGCTCCTGCTGGCGTTCGGCATTGCCTTCCTGGTTCCCGTGGTGCTGGTTGGGCTGAACCTCGCCGGCATTGTCAAAGGCAAGCAACTCATCAAGAGTTGGCGCATCACCATCTTCCTGGTTTGCTTGTTCGCTGCCATGGCTGCTCCCGGCGCTGATGCCATGAGCATGTTCTATCTCGCAGCACCCATGTTGCTCCTGTTCTTCGCGGCCATTGGAGTCTGCGTCCTCAATGACCGCCGCCGCGAACGCCGCGCCATCAAGAGGGCAGCTGAGACTGAAGCCACTGCGGACATTGCGACGCCGGCCACGGATCTGGAGAATCTCTAG